In Crassostrea angulata isolate pt1a10 chromosome 4, ASM2561291v2, whole genome shotgun sequence, one genomic interval encodes:
- the LOC128180302 gene encoding uncharacterized protein LOC128180302, producing the protein MPKGKVREPPPAPRAKPRDPKRAATDSSSSDGPQHSVNLVDLSGSQHSVNLVDVSGSQHSVNLVDFSTSHNLNRETVSTQKQPAALNREQLDEVTQAVIAAMSSRAEIPHPQFEMTQDA; encoded by the coding sequence ATGCCAAAGGGGAAAGTTCGAGAGCCTCCACCTGCACCACGTGCAAAGCCGCGCGACCCGAAGCGCGCCGCAACAGACAGTTCTAGCTCTGATGGTCCCCAGCATAGTGTGAATCTGGTTGATTTATCTGGTTCCCAGCATAGTGTGAATCTGGTTGATGTATCTGGTTCCCAGCATAGTGTGAATCTGGTTGATTTCTCAACCTCACATAACCTAAATAGGGAAACCGTGTCAACCCAAAAGCAACCAGCAGCGCTGAACAGGGAGCAGTTGGACGAGGTGACACAGGCAGTGATTGCCGCCATGTCTAGCAGGGCAGAGATCCCTCATCCCCAGTTTGAGATGACACAGGATGCATAG
- the LOC128180296 gene encoding uncharacterized protein LOC128180296, which translates to MIQNMIKEKMIMKKTIISVLRIFAVLQMTKYVVIASISCDPRPRSCKDIILNNPESKSGEYTITQDTKTPISVFCEFSLKSHGYTYLKDYSESQFNLRSICSTTDEVKVVHLRTSGKRYGTVLEELKRYQSNYSLSLQINENKGFNAPLNVPFLGKYIYVGFLPRSIAARRSIQGYRAGSKDWEFNNCDANPNSYIAFFYNNSPLQTHSYHKRCCYNKYMRNWIDVSTRYSLPIPDDYFRFFEMHMGGCGGYVVPNYGTFSDIVGAVPGFRFDVTCSDMHCHHGGSCIIANGRPTCFCSSGFTGSQCKEKIPFSCKDIAISKGPITGEYLIYSRTKQNQSYNVFCEFHQTYGLTFVSNTNATIDANELFEIKSQVVVRHLRNKKQYDSILEQITPYADKPLTVRYNSFAGFRAPVNAKKMGPYLYLGFLDNNTAKAKNTQGYRVNDADQTFVNCDRNPNSYITFYFNPKSNLPGGYYKRCCYTPLMKTWLDAGVPVDPARQLPKSYFLQFEMHFGGCGGYAINGYNTLANIEGAALGMRFEL; encoded by the exons ATGATACAGAACATGATTAAAGAGAAGATGATCATGAAGAAAACAATAATCTCAGTTTTAAGGATTTTTGCAGTACTTCAGATGACAAAATACGTTGTCATTGCTAGCATCTCTTGCGACCCAAGGCCAA GATCGTGTAAGGATATCATTTTGAATAACCCGGAAAGCAAAAGTGGAGAGTATACCATCACTCAAGATACAAAAACGCCGATTTCTGTTTTTTGTGAGTTTTCGTTGAAATCTCATGGGTACACATATCTAAAAGACTATTCCGAAAGCCAGTTTAATCTTCGCTCCATCTGTTCCACTACAGATGAAGTTAAAGTGGTTCATCTCCGCACGTCGGGTAAACGCTATGGAACAGTTCTGGAAGAGTTGAAACGTTATCAAAGTAATTATTCATTGAGTCTGCAAATCAACGAAAATAAAGGGTTCAATGCACCTCTGAACGTCCCTTTCCTCGGCAAATATATTTACGTGGGGTTCCTTCCGCGGTCGATTGCAGCCAGACGCAGTATACAGGGGTATCGGGCTGGTTCTAAGGATTGGGAATTCAACAACTGTGATGCCAATCCGAATTCTTACATAGCTTTCTTCTATAATAACTCACCATTGCAGACCCACAGCTATCACAAAAGGTGTTGCTATAACAAATATATGAGAAATTGGATTGATGTGTCTACAAGATACAGCCTTCCTATTCCTGATGACTACTTCCGGTTTTTTGAAATGCATATGGGTGGATGTGGGGGGTATGTTGTCCCTAACTATGGTACATTTTCTGATATTGTTGGTGCCGTACCTGGATTTAGGTTTG ATGTAACCTGCAGTGACATGCATTGCCATCATGGCGGATCGTGTATCATAGCAAATGGAAGACCAACCTGTTTCTGTTCTTCCGGATTTACCGGATCtcaatgcaaagaaaaaatCCCAT tttcttGTAAAGACATAGCTATATCTAAAGGGCCTATAACTGGAGAATACTTGATATACAGCAGAACAAAACAGAATCAATCGTACAACGTTTTCTGCGAGTTTCATCAGACCTACGGGTTAACATTTGTCTCAAACACTAATGCCACTATTGATGCTAACgaattatttgaaatcaaatctCAAGTGGTAGTTCGACATCTTAGAAACAAAAAGCAATACGACTCCATTTTGGAGCAAATAACTCCGTATGCCGACAAGCCATTAACTGTCAGGTATAATTCTTTTGCTGGCTTTAGAGCTCCAGTAAATGCCAAGAAGATGGGGCCTTATCTCTACCTTGGATTTCTGGATAATAATACGGCTAAGGCTAAGAACACGCAGGGCTACAGGGTCAATGATGCCGATCAAACGTTTGTCAACTGTGATAGGAATCCAAACAGTTACATTACCTTTTATTTCAACCCTAAAAGCAACCTTCCTGGTGGATATTACAAAAGGTGTTGTTACACGCCGCTGATGAAAACATGGCTTGATGCTGGAGTGCCTGTGGACCCCGCTCGACAACTTCCTAAGTCCTACTTTTTGCAGTTTGAGATGCATTTTGGTGGTTGTGGTGGATATGCGATAAATGGATACAATACACTAGCGAATATCGAAGGGGCAGCATTAGGCATGCGATTTG AGTTATGA